A genomic stretch from Bacteroidota bacterium includes:
- a CDS encoding T9SS type A sorting domain-containing protein, translating into MRHATLVLFALVCALTLGLAAGPAHAQLFSAYAEGATNPNAWLTDVTDGSFAEFDSPSANAVADDEVNRRIYYVIEGGTLSDMRLAYLPVSESGDFLDPVGIGLMFDQDGLRLNRTVGLAFGNGVLYAANSGPGSGGAPRGLYRVDPGSGDATFLFDPTFQNEPVVFRGLGFNDVDGLLYGVSALGDGSSLFAVDLGTGSVTEVVDLAEAPGSFEGFDGVGIGGNRAYLTFGPSAVNIQVYNLGTGLFENPLPNPPRGENGSGGATYASFLGLTGLTFEASATSPLTVAPGGSVSFDFTVTNATGSSLFGDFFFTAQTASGTTATEGRIVAARTLPDGATAQGSYTQRVPGNAPPGTYTYRLRIGTFPTTTVAEEVFTVTVTGAARAGDDAAWLVEDAALHLQQTEAAPTARSSAVAVQLRAYPNPFTGRTTVGFTVPEAGPARVAVFDVLGREVAMLADGPLAAGQHEVVLDGAALPSGVYVVRLTTESQTLTRRVTLIR; encoded by the coding sequence ATGCGACACGCTACGCTGGTCCTCTTCGCGCTCGTCTGCGCCCTCACGCTCGGCCTCGCCGCCGGCCCGGCGCATGCTCAACTCTTCAGCGCCTACGCCGAGGGCGCGACCAACCCCAACGCCTGGCTGACCGACGTCACTGACGGCAGCTTCGCCGAGTTCGACAGCCCGTCCGCGAACGCCGTCGCCGACGACGAGGTCAACCGCCGGATCTACTACGTCATCGAAGGGGGCACCCTCTCCGACATGCGGCTCGCCTACCTCCCGGTCTCGGAGAGCGGGGACTTTCTGGACCCCGTCGGCATCGGGCTCATGTTCGACCAGGACGGGCTGCGGCTCAACCGGACCGTCGGGCTCGCCTTCGGCAACGGCGTCCTCTACGCGGCCAACTCAGGTCCGGGCAGCGGCGGTGCCCCGCGCGGTCTCTACCGGGTCGACCCTGGGAGCGGCGACGCGACGTTCCTCTTCGACCCCACGTTCCAGAACGAACCGGTCGTCTTCCGCGGTCTCGGCTTCAACGATGTCGACGGGTTGCTCTACGGCGTCAGCGCGCTCGGCGACGGGTCCTCGCTGTTCGCCGTCGACCTCGGCACGGGGAGCGTCACCGAAGTCGTCGACCTCGCCGAGGCGCCGGGCTCGTTCGAGGGCTTCGACGGGGTCGGCATCGGCGGCAACCGGGCCTACCTCACCTTCGGCCCGAGCGCGGTGAATATCCAGGTCTACAACCTCGGGACGGGGCTGTTCGAGAACCCGCTGCCGAACCCGCCGCGCGGCGAGAACGGGTCGGGCGGCGCGACCTACGCGTCGTTCCTCGGGCTGACCGGACTCACCTTTGAGGCCTCGGCTACAAGCCCGCTCACGGTCGCCCCCGGCGGCTCGGTCTCGTTCGACTTCACCGTCACGAACGCCACCGGCAGCAGCCTCTTCGGCGACTTCTTTTTCACGGCCCAGACGGCTAGCGGCACCACGGCGACCGAGGGCCGGATCGTCGCCGCCCGCACGCTGCCGGACGGGGCAACGGCGCAGGGGAGCTACACCCAGCGCGTCCCCGGCAACGCACCGCCGGGCACCTACACCTACCGGCTGCGGATCGGGACCTTCCCCACGACGACGGTTGCCGAGGAGGTCTTCACCGTGACTGTGACGGGGGCAGCCCGTGCGGGCGACGATGCGGCGTGGCTGGTCGAGGACGCGGCGCTGCACCTGCAGCAGACGGAAGCAGCGCCCACCGCTCGTTCGAGCGCCGTGGCAGTCCAGCTTAGGGCCTATCCCAACCCGTTCACCGGGCGCACCACGGTCGGCTTCACCGTGCCCGAGGCCGGGCCCGCCCGCGTCGCGGTCTTCGACGTGCTCGGCCGCGAGGTTGCTATGCTCGCTGACGGGCCGCTGGCAGCCGGTCAGCACGAGGTCGTGCTCGACGGGGCGGCGCTGCCGAGCGGGGTGTACGTCGTGCGCCTCACGACGGAGAGCCAGACGCTGACCCGGCGCGTGACGCTGATCCGCTAG